In the genome of Mytilus edulis chromosome 14, xbMytEdul2.2, whole genome shotgun sequence, the window TTCTCACAAGGCGAGGAGAAATATCTCTTCTCGTCAAGATGATGAAATGTCGTTAGTCGACGGGACAGAAGAAGATGTCAGACAGAGCTGGTCTGACCTAGATACCAAAAACCCTAAACGGAAACGGGACGACTCCGTACCTAGCAGAAAAGGTAAGATTAAACACAGGAAAGTTGTAAATCATTCTAGCAGTTCCTCTGAAAATACTAGTAGCACTGAATCATCTTCTAGTAACTCTGAATCAGAGAGTTCAGAAGACAATGAAGCGTTTGACCCAGAACCTTCTTTGtctaaagataaaaaagaaaaagtaccATCTCATGTAACCAAATATATAGAGAAGTATGCTCTAAAGGGTATAAGTAAAAAGACGAGACAAGATATGTCTTTAAATTGGCCTATTCCTTCGTCTAAAGGATTAAAGGCTCTTGAAACAGAtagattttttaagaaaaattattttcaaggTAGAAAATGGAATGCTAGATTAGAGAGAAGTAAAATTAACACACAGCTACGCATTCTAGATGTTATGGGTCCTCTGTCCCGTTTATGGTCTGAAGCACATAGGATTAAGAAAGATAATCAAGGTATGGACCCTTCTGATGTAATTCAGTTAACACAGAGGGCTATTGTGCTAGCAGGTAATGCTCACTATGTTTATAACACTGACAGGAGAAAAGCAATGTTAGTTAAAACAATGCCAGATAGTCTAGATTTTTTAAATGAGAAGAAAGGCAAGAAAGCTTTGGCAAAATCTAAGGGTCAACTTTTTGGTAATAAGTTTCTAAAGTCTTTGGCTAAAGAAAACAAGAATAACAAAGAACTTAGAgaaatgttgttgttttctaacAAGAAAAAACATGCTGGTAAACctcattttaatagaaaaaatgaTCAGTTTTTTCAGCAGGGGCCCACAAACAACCTGCAGTCTGTGGGCGGCAGACAAGCTCTCCATCCACAAGTTTCAGGGAAGAGACCTTGGCAGGGAAACCAGTCACAGAACAGACAGGGGAACAGTTATGGTCAGCGCCAGAATCAGCGCCAGAACCAAACCCAGAACCAAATCCAGACTCAACCTCAGAACAACCAAGTGTTCAAGAAACCTGCAAACCGATAGAACGGGTAGGTCAAGAGCAAACTTTCAGTCATATACAAAACTATTTCCAATTACCAATGAATTGCATAATCAATCAAAATTCTATTCCTGTAGGGGGGAGAGTAAGTCTTTTCCTACAGAATTGGAACTCAATTACAAAAGATCCTTGGGTTCTCCAGTGTGTAAAAGGAATAAAATTAGATTTCTTAGCAACACCTTTCCAAAATCAAATACCAAATCAAGCCTTTTTCAATCAAGAGAATCAAGATTTga includes:
- the LOC139503450 gene encoding uncharacterized protein; this encodes MANAQLNDIPLGMATPSRESGALDSEDHRVIDENVSFTAVAVETDKVVESLGSSHKARRNISSRQDDEMSLVDGTEEDVRQSWSDLDTKNPKRKRDDSVPSRKGKIKHRKVVNHSSSSSENTSSTESSSSNSESESSEDNEAFDPEPSLSKDKKEKVPSHVTKYIEKYALKGISKKTRQDMSLNWPIPSSKGLKALETDRFFKKNYFQGRKWNARLERSKINTQLRILDVMGPLSRLWSEAHRIKKDNQGMDPSDVIQLTQRAIVLAGNAHYVYNTDRRKAMLVKTMPDSLDFLNEKKGKKALAKSKGQLFGNKFLKSLAKENKNNKELREMLLFSNKKKHAGKPHFNRKNDQFFQQGPTNNLQSVGGRQALHPQVSGKRPWQGNQSQNRQGNSYGQRQNQRQNQTQNQIQTQPQNNQVFKKPANR